The following proteins are encoded in a genomic region of Glycine max cultivar Williams 82 chromosome 18, Glycine_max_v4.0, whole genome shotgun sequence:
- the LOC100527229 gene encoding uncharacterized protein LOC100527229 — protein sequence MEGLKVSKANLTVYIHPSKSNQVSQAVLRQLSSLLFTFSEIFDGVVLAYDVNSFDTCAKILSGVHPYFGVKLKVNLLLFSPKPNMLLEGKVVKVTQESIHVVVLGFSSAIISEKDIREEFVCKTKRGQEVYVSRSHKRHVIKVGTMIRFLVKSFDEEILHVYGSLVPDHTGSIYWLDKNLEVDSHSDRSEKKRRIVPERIMLEQDAVDGELSTLNIGQKSKKSKKQKHQEES from the exons ATGGAGGGGCTCAAGGTCTCCAAAGCGAACTTAACAGTATACATTCACCCTTCCAAAAGTAACCAAGTTTCCCAAGCCGTTCTCCGCCAACTCAGCTCTTTGCTTTTCAC GTTCAGCGAAATCTTCGACGGCGTCGTTTTGGCCTACGATGTCAATTCCTTCGACACGTGCGCAAAGATCCTCTCCGGCGTTCACCCTTACTTCGGCGTCAAACTCAAGGTCAATCTGTTGCTCTTTTCTCCCAAGCCAAACATGCTCTTAG AAGGGAAGGTGGTTAAGGTTACGCAAGAGTCCATTCACGTTGTTGTGCTTGGCTTTTCCTCTGCGATTATATCTGAGAAAGATATCAGGGAAGAGTTCGTGTGCAAAACG AAACGAGGGCAAGAGGTGTATGTGAGCAGGTCTCACAAGCGGCATGTGATAAAGGTCGGGACCATGATACGGTTTTTAGTCAAGAG TTTTGATGAAGAAATACTTCATGTTTATGGATCTCTGGTTCCTGATCACACAGGCAGCATTTATTGGTTGGATAAGAACTTGGAAGTTGATTCCCATTCTGACAG GagtgaaaagaagagaagaattgtGCCAGAACGAATAATGCTAGAGCAAGATGCTGTGGATGGGGAATTGTCAACGTTGAACATTGGCCAAAAGAGCAAAAAATCAAAGAAGCAAAAGCACCAGGAGGAATCTTGA